A window of the Kosakonia sp. BYX6 genome harbors these coding sequences:
- a CDS encoding YggL family protein, with translation MATNRSRRLRKKMHIDEFQELGFSVAWRFPEGTTEEHIDKTVDDFIQHVIAPNKLAFDGSGYLAWDGLICLQEIGKCTEEHQAIVRKWLEDQKLEEVRISELFDVWWD, from the coding sequence ATGGCAACAAACCGCAGCCGTCGCTTGCGCAAAAAAATGCATATCGACGAATTCCAGGAACTGGGTTTTTCCGTCGCGTGGCGCTTCCCGGAAGGCACCACTGAAGAGCATATCGATAAAACCGTTGATGACTTTATCCAGCACGTCATCGCGCCTAATAAACTGGCGTTTGATGGAAGCGGTTATCTGGCCTGGGACGGGCTGATCTGCCTGCAAGAGATCGGCAAATGCACCGAAGAACATCAGGCCATCGTGCGTAAATGGCTCGAAGACCAAAAGCTCGAAGAGGTGCGCATTAGCGAACTTTTCGACGTTTGGTGGGACTAA
- a CDS encoding DUF2884 domain-containing protein, with amino-acid sequence MMRKTLLAATLTLSAFAAQADYQCSVTPRDDVIISPQTVQVTGENGNLVITPDGNVMYNGKQPTLSSAQREQAKDYQAELRSALPWIDDGARSRVDKNRVALDKIIVKEVGENSSMRKRLTKLDAQLKEQMNRIIEHRSDGLTFHYKAIDQVRADGQQLVNQAMGGILQDSINEMGAQAVLKSGGNPLQNVLGSLGGLQTAIQNEWKNQEADFQQFGKDVCKRVVSLEENRKALTATLK; translated from the coding sequence ATGATGCGCAAAACGCTGCTGGCGGCAACGCTTACGCTTTCGGCATTCGCGGCTCAGGCCGATTATCAATGCAGCGTCACGCCGCGTGACGATGTGATTATCAGCCCGCAAACCGTGCAGGTCACTGGCGAGAACGGCAACCTGGTTATCACGCCGGATGGCAATGTGATGTACAACGGCAAGCAGCCAACGCTTAGCAGCGCGCAGCGCGAGCAGGCGAAAGATTACCAGGCTGAATTACGCAGCGCGCTGCCGTGGATTGATGACGGCGCGCGCAGCCGTGTGGATAAAAACCGCGTGGCGCTGGATAAAATCATCGTCAAAGAGGTGGGCGAAAACAGCAGCATGCGTAAACGCCTGACCAAACTCGACGCGCAGCTTAAAGAGCAGATGAACCGTATTATTGAGCATCGCAGCGATGGCCTGACGTTCCACTATAAAGCGATTGATCAAGTTCGTGCTGACGGCCAGCAACTGGTGAATCAGGCGATGGGCGGTATTTTGCAAGACAGCATTAATGAAATGGGCGCGCAGGCGGTGCTGAAAAGCGGCGGTAACCCGCTTCAAAATGTGCTGGGCAGCCTCGGCGGTTTGCAAACTGCCATCCAGAACGAATGGAAAAACCAGGAAGCGGATTTTCAGCAATTTGGCAAAGACGTATGTAAACGCGTTGTTTCCCTGGAAGAGAACCGCAAAGCGTTAACCGCCACGCTTAAGTAA
- the wzz(fepE) gene encoding LPS O-antigen length regulator Wzz(fepE), producing the protein MSSINIQPKREASFYENPALELKNNEIDLLYLVGLLWNGKKIIVATVLLFAVVGFFIAALLPQKWTSQAEITPAEKIQWTELQKTLMTLQVLDVKTSITADDVFNLFLKKFTSQSLKEEFLASSPLVLGKLQEQNIDQQELRRALMMLADKIRASNNVKQANADSAPYASWSLAFTAPTAAEAQQVLQGYIDFIAAKVVKETLETLRNDVELRKNYEKNVLEMDRARIATKHDTNLKRLNYSLEVANAAGIKRPVYSNGQTVQDDPDFSIALGSDGISEKLRIEQSMKDFTELNADFRNREFTLAELQKVNIKDVDFSPLKYQSSPSLPMKHDGPGKPIILVLAAILGLIISSAIVLLRHGLRERNML; encoded by the coding sequence ATGTCCTCAATAAACATACAGCCAAAGCGTGAAGCTTCATTTTATGAAAATCCCGCGCTTGAACTCAAAAATAACGAGATTGATCTTCTCTATCTGGTCGGCCTTTTATGGAACGGTAAAAAGATAATCGTTGCGACGGTGTTGTTATTTGCTGTCGTTGGCTTTTTTATTGCAGCGTTATTACCGCAAAAATGGACCAGTCAGGCGGAAATTACCCCGGCGGAAAAAATTCAATGGACGGAATTGCAAAAAACGCTGATGACGTTGCAAGTCCTTGATGTAAAAACGTCTATTACCGCGGATGATGTTTTTAATCTGTTCCTGAAAAAATTCACCTCGCAGTCGCTGAAAGAAGAATTTCTCGCTTCCTCGCCGCTGGTGCTCGGGAAACTGCAAGAGCAAAACATCGATCAGCAAGAATTGCGCCGCGCGCTGATGATGCTCGCGGACAAAATCAGAGCCAGCAACAACGTTAAACAGGCGAACGCCGACAGCGCGCCATACGCTTCATGGTCGCTGGCGTTCACGGCGCCGACGGCTGCCGAAGCGCAGCAGGTTCTGCAAGGTTATATCGATTTTATTGCTGCCAAAGTCGTCAAAGAGACGCTGGAAACGCTGCGTAACGACGTTGAGCTGAGAAAAAATTACGAGAAAAACGTGCTGGAAATGGATCGTGCCCGCATTGCCACGAAGCATGATACCAACCTGAAACGCCTGAATTACTCGCTGGAAGTGGCGAATGCCGCAGGCATCAAACGCCCGGTCTACAGCAATGGCCAAACGGTGCAGGATGACCCGGATTTCTCGATTGCTTTAGGGTCAGACGGGATCTCGGAAAAACTCAGAATTGAGCAGTCGATGAAAGATTTCACCGAGCTGAATGCCGATTTCCGTAACCGTGAATTCACGCTGGCAGAATTGCAGAAAGTGAATATTAAGGACGTCGATTTTTCGCCGCTGAAATATCAATCTTCACCCTCTTTGCCAATGAAACATGATGGTCCAGGCAAGCCCATCATATTGGTGCTGGCGGCAATTCTGGGTCTTATTATTTCCTCGGCAATCGTATTATTGCGCCACGGTTTGCGTGAGCGAAACATGCTGTAA
- the hemW gene encoding radical SAM family heme chaperone HemW: MANLPPLSLYIHIPWCVQKCPYCDFNSHALKGEVPHDDYVQHLLADLDADVAYAQGREVKTIFIGGGTPSLLSGPAMQTLLDGVRARLPLAADAEITMEANPGTVEADRFVDYQHAGVNRISIGVQSFSETKLQRLGRIHGSEEAKRAARLASGLGLRSFNLDLMHGLPDQSLEEALDDLRQAIALNPPHLSWYQLTIEPNTLFGSRPPVLPDDDALWDIFEQGHQILTAAGYQQYETSAYAKPGFQCQHNLNYWRFGDYLGIGCGAHGKVTFPDGRILRTAKTRHPRGYMQGKYLDKQHDVQVQDKPFEFFMNRFRLLEPAPRAEFSRYTGLDESVIRPQINQALALNYLTENEADWQITEHGKLFLNSLLELFLAE; the protein is encoded by the coding sequence AAATGCCCGTACTGCGATTTCAATTCCCATGCGTTGAAGGGAGAAGTACCGCATGACGACTATGTTCAGCATCTGTTGGCCGATCTGGATGCCGATGTCGCTTACGCGCAGGGACGTGAAGTAAAGACCATTTTTATTGGTGGAGGAACGCCGAGCCTGCTTTCCGGCCCGGCGATGCAAACGCTGCTGGATGGCGTGCGGGCGCGTCTGCCGCTCGCTGCTGACGCAGAAATCACCATGGAAGCCAACCCCGGTACCGTGGAAGCCGACCGTTTTGTTGACTACCAGCACGCTGGCGTGAACCGCATTTCGATTGGCGTACAAAGCTTTAGTGAAACCAAACTGCAGCGCCTCGGGCGTATTCATGGCTCCGAAGAGGCCAAACGCGCGGCGCGGCTGGCAAGCGGGCTTGGGCTGCGCAGTTTCAACCTCGATTTGATGCACGGCCTGCCGGATCAATCGCTGGAAGAGGCGCTGGACGATCTGCGCCAGGCGATTGCGCTGAACCCGCCGCATCTTTCCTGGTATCAACTCACCATCGAACCTAACACTCTGTTTGGCTCGCGTCCGCCGGTGTTACCAGACGACGATGCGCTGTGGGATATCTTCGAGCAGGGCCATCAAATTCTTACCGCCGCCGGGTATCAGCAATACGAAACCTCGGCATATGCAAAACCCGGTTTTCAGTGCCAGCACAATCTCAACTACTGGCGCTTTGGCGACTATCTTGGGATTGGCTGCGGTGCGCACGGCAAAGTGACTTTCCCGGACGGGCGTATTCTGCGCACGGCAAAAACCCGCCATCCACGCGGCTATATGCAGGGAAAATATCTGGATAAACAGCATGATGTGCAAGTGCAGGATAAACCGTTCGAATTCTTTATGAACCGTTTCCGTCTGCTTGAACCGGCACCGCGCGCGGAATTTTCGCGCTATACCGGGCTGGATGAAAGTGTAATTCGCCCGCAAATCAACCAGGCACTGGCGCTTAATTATCTGACAGAGAATGAGGCCGATTGGCAGATAACCGAGCACGGTAAGCTATTTCTGAACTCGCTACTTGAGTTGTTCCTTGCAGAATAA